The Callospermophilus lateralis isolate mCalLat2 chromosome 15, mCalLat2.hap1, whole genome shotgun sequence genome window below encodes:
- the Zfyve27 gene encoding protrudin isoform X1 produces the protein MQTSEGSGPEVSPSVMPEALPDAPPAPTKSPTFDLFNLVLSYKRLEIYLEPLKDAGDGVRYLLRWQMPLCSLLTCLGLNILFLTLNEGAWYSVGALMISVPALLGYLQEVCRARLPESELMRRKYHSIRQEDLQRVRLSRPEAVAEVKSFLIQLEAFLTRLCCTCEAVYRVLHWENPVVSSQFYGALLGTVCMLYLLPLCWVLTLLNSTLFLGNVEFFRVVSEYRALLQQRMNPKQEEHAFENLPPPDAGGKPALLDSTPAPTPTEDLTPGSVEEAEEAEPDEEFKDAIEEDDEGTPCPAEDELVLQDNGFLSKNEVLRSKVSRLTERLRKRYPTNNFGNCTGCSATFSVLKKRRSCSNCGNSFCSRCCSFKVPKSFMGATAPEAQRETVFVCASCNQTLSK, from the exons ATGCAGACATCAGAGGGGAGTGGGCCAGAGGTGAGCCCCAGCGTGATGCCCGAGGCCCTCCCAGACGCTCCACCTGCCCCTACCAAGTCCCCAACGTTTGATCTTTTCAACTTGGTTCTGTCCTACAAGAGGCTGGAGATCTACCTGGAACCCCTGAAGGATGCAGGTGATGGTGTTCGATACTTGCTCAG GTGGCAGATGCCTTTGTGTTCCTTGCTGACCTGCCTGGGCCTCAACATCTTGTTCCTCACTTTGAATGAGG GTGCATGGTACTCGGTGGGTGCCCTGATGATTTCAGTACCTGCCCTGCTGGGCTACCTTCAGGAGGTTTGCCGGGCACGGCTTCCAGAGTCTGAGCTGATGCGGAGGAAGTATCATAGCATAAGGCAGGAAGACCTGCAGAGAGTTCGTCTTTCTCGCCCTGAAGCTGTGGCTGAAGTCAAGAGCTT CTTGATCCAGCTGGAGGCCTTCCTGACCCGCCTGTGCTGTACCTGCGAAGCTGTCTACCGTGTACTGCACTGGGAGAATCCTGTGGTGTCCTCACA GTTCTACGGGGCTCTTCTAGGCACAGTTTGCATGCTGTATCTGCTGCCACTCTGCTGGGTTCTCACCCTTTTAAACAGCACACTGTTTCTGGGAAATGTGGAATTCTTCCGAG TGGTATCTGAGTACAGGGCACTTCTGCAGCAGCGAATGAACCCGAAGCAGGAAGAACATGCCTTTGAGAATCTGCCACCACCAGATGCTGGCGGGAAGCCTGCTCTGCTAGACAGCACACCTGCCCCCACACCCACAGAG GATCTCACTCCCGGCAGTGTGGAGGAAgctgaggaggctgagccagATGAGGAGTTCAAAGATGCCATTGAG GAGGATGATGAGGGCACCCCATGCCCTGCAGAGGATGAGCTGGTCTTACAGGACAACGGGTTCCTGAGTAAGAATGAGGTGCTGCGCAGCAAGGTGTCACGGCTCACGGAGCGGCTCCGCAAGCGCTACCCCACCAACAACTTTG GGAACTGTACAGGCTGCTCTGCCACCTTCTCGGTGCTGAAGAAGAGG CGGAGCTGCAGTAACTGTGGGAATAGCTTCTGCTCTCGGTGCTGCTCCTTCAAGGTACCCAAGTCCTTCATGGGGGCCACAG ctcctgaagcccagagagagactgtgtttgtgtgtgcctcGTGTAACCAGACATTGAGCAAGTGA
- the Zfyve27 gene encoding protrudin isoform X3 — MQTSEGSGPERLEIYLEPLKDAGDGVRYLLRWQMPLCSLLTCLGLNILFLTLNEGAWYSVGALMISVPALLGYLQEVCRARLPESELMRRKYHSIRQEDLQRVRLSRPEAVAEVKSFLIQLEAFLTRLCCTCEAVYRVLHWENPVVSSQFYGALLGTVCMLYLLPLCWVLTLLNSTLFLGNVEFFRVVSEYRALLQQRMNPKQEEHAFENLPPPDAGGKPALLDSTPAPTPTEDLTPGSVEEAEEAEPDEEFKDAIEEDDEGTPCPAEDELVLQDNGFLSKNEVLRSKVSRLTERLRKRYPTNNFGNCTGCSATFSVLKKRRSCSNCGNSFCSRCCSFKVPKSFMGATAPEAQRETVFVCASCNQTLSK, encoded by the exons ATGCAGACATCAGAGGGGAGTGGGCCAGAG AGGCTGGAGATCTACCTGGAACCCCTGAAGGATGCAGGTGATGGTGTTCGATACTTGCTCAG GTGGCAGATGCCTTTGTGTTCCTTGCTGACCTGCCTGGGCCTCAACATCTTGTTCCTCACTTTGAATGAGG GTGCATGGTACTCGGTGGGTGCCCTGATGATTTCAGTACCTGCCCTGCTGGGCTACCTTCAGGAGGTTTGCCGGGCACGGCTTCCAGAGTCTGAGCTGATGCGGAGGAAGTATCATAGCATAAGGCAGGAAGACCTGCAGAGAGTTCGTCTTTCTCGCCCTGAAGCTGTGGCTGAAGTCAAGAGCTT CTTGATCCAGCTGGAGGCCTTCCTGACCCGCCTGTGCTGTACCTGCGAAGCTGTCTACCGTGTACTGCACTGGGAGAATCCTGTGGTGTCCTCACA GTTCTACGGGGCTCTTCTAGGCACAGTTTGCATGCTGTATCTGCTGCCACTCTGCTGGGTTCTCACCCTTTTAAACAGCACACTGTTTCTGGGAAATGTGGAATTCTTCCGAG TGGTATCTGAGTACAGGGCACTTCTGCAGCAGCGAATGAACCCGAAGCAGGAAGAACATGCCTTTGAGAATCTGCCACCACCAGATGCTGGCGGGAAGCCTGCTCTGCTAGACAGCACACCTGCCCCCACACCCACAGAG GATCTCACTCCCGGCAGTGTGGAGGAAgctgaggaggctgagccagATGAGGAGTTCAAAGATGCCATTGAG GAGGATGATGAGGGCACCCCATGCCCTGCAGAGGATGAGCTGGTCTTACAGGACAACGGGTTCCTGAGTAAGAATGAGGTGCTGCGCAGCAAGGTGTCACGGCTCACGGAGCGGCTCCGCAAGCGCTACCCCACCAACAACTTTG GGAACTGTACAGGCTGCTCTGCCACCTTCTCGGTGCTGAAGAAGAGG CGGAGCTGCAGTAACTGTGGGAATAGCTTCTGCTCTCGGTGCTGCTCCTTCAAGGTACCCAAGTCCTTCATGGGGGCCACAG ctcctgaagcccagagagagactgtgtttgtgtgtgcctcGTGTAACCAGACATTGAGCAAGTGA
- the Zfyve27 gene encoding protrudin isoform X2, which produces MQTSEGSGPEVSPSVMPEALPDAPPAPTKSPTFDLFNLVLSYKRLEIYLEPLKDAGAWYSVGALMISVPALLGYLQEVCRARLPESELMRRKYHSIRQEDLQRVRLSRPEAVAEVKSFLIQLEAFLTRLCCTCEAVYRVLHWENPVVSSQFYGALLGTVCMLYLLPLCWVLTLLNSTLFLGNVEFFRVVSEYRALLQQRMNPKQEEHAFENLPPPDAGGKPALLDSTPAPTPTEDLTPGSVEEAEEAEPDEEFKDAIEEDDEGTPCPAEDELVLQDNGFLSKNEVLRSKVSRLTERLRKRYPTNNFGNCTGCSATFSVLKKRRSCSNCGNSFCSRCCSFKVPKSFMGATAPEAQRETVFVCASCNQTLSK; this is translated from the exons ATGCAGACATCAGAGGGGAGTGGGCCAGAGGTGAGCCCCAGCGTGATGCCCGAGGCCCTCCCAGACGCTCCACCTGCCCCTACCAAGTCCCCAACGTTTGATCTTTTCAACTTGGTTCTGTCCTACAAGAGGCTGGAGATCTACCTGGAACCCCTGAAGGATGCAG GTGCATGGTACTCGGTGGGTGCCCTGATGATTTCAGTACCTGCCCTGCTGGGCTACCTTCAGGAGGTTTGCCGGGCACGGCTTCCAGAGTCTGAGCTGATGCGGAGGAAGTATCATAGCATAAGGCAGGAAGACCTGCAGAGAGTTCGTCTTTCTCGCCCTGAAGCTGTGGCTGAAGTCAAGAGCTT CTTGATCCAGCTGGAGGCCTTCCTGACCCGCCTGTGCTGTACCTGCGAAGCTGTCTACCGTGTACTGCACTGGGAGAATCCTGTGGTGTCCTCACA GTTCTACGGGGCTCTTCTAGGCACAGTTTGCATGCTGTATCTGCTGCCACTCTGCTGGGTTCTCACCCTTTTAAACAGCACACTGTTTCTGGGAAATGTGGAATTCTTCCGAG TGGTATCTGAGTACAGGGCACTTCTGCAGCAGCGAATGAACCCGAAGCAGGAAGAACATGCCTTTGAGAATCTGCCACCACCAGATGCTGGCGGGAAGCCTGCTCTGCTAGACAGCACACCTGCCCCCACACCCACAGAG GATCTCACTCCCGGCAGTGTGGAGGAAgctgaggaggctgagccagATGAGGAGTTCAAAGATGCCATTGAG GAGGATGATGAGGGCACCCCATGCCCTGCAGAGGATGAGCTGGTCTTACAGGACAACGGGTTCCTGAGTAAGAATGAGGTGCTGCGCAGCAAGGTGTCACGGCTCACGGAGCGGCTCCGCAAGCGCTACCCCACCAACAACTTTG GGAACTGTACAGGCTGCTCTGCCACCTTCTCGGTGCTGAAGAAGAGG CGGAGCTGCAGTAACTGTGGGAATAGCTTCTGCTCTCGGTGCTGCTCCTTCAAGGTACCCAAGTCCTTCATGGGGGCCACAG ctcctgaagcccagagagagactgtgtttgtgtgtgcctcGTGTAACCAGACATTGAGCAAGTGA
- the Zfyve27 gene encoding protrudin isoform X4: MQVMVFDTCSGAWYSVGALMISVPALLGYLQEVCRARLPESELMRRKYHSIRQEDLQRVRLSRPEAVAEVKSFLIQLEAFLTRLCCTCEAVYRVLHWENPVVSSQFYGALLGTVCMLYLLPLCWVLTLLNSTLFLGNVEFFRVVSEYRALLQQRMNPKQEEHAFENLPPPDAGGKPALLDSTPAPTPTEDLTPGSVEEAEEAEPDEEFKDAIEEDDEGTPCPAEDELVLQDNGFLSKNEVLRSKVSRLTERLRKRYPTNNFGNCTGCSATFSVLKKRRSCSNCGNSFCSRCCSFKVPKSFMGATAPEAQRETVFVCASCNQTLSK, translated from the exons ATGCAGGTGATGGTGTTCGATACTTGCTCAG GTGCATGGTACTCGGTGGGTGCCCTGATGATTTCAGTACCTGCCCTGCTGGGCTACCTTCAGGAGGTTTGCCGGGCACGGCTTCCAGAGTCTGAGCTGATGCGGAGGAAGTATCATAGCATAAGGCAGGAAGACCTGCAGAGAGTTCGTCTTTCTCGCCCTGAAGCTGTGGCTGAAGTCAAGAGCTT CTTGATCCAGCTGGAGGCCTTCCTGACCCGCCTGTGCTGTACCTGCGAAGCTGTCTACCGTGTACTGCACTGGGAGAATCCTGTGGTGTCCTCACA GTTCTACGGGGCTCTTCTAGGCACAGTTTGCATGCTGTATCTGCTGCCACTCTGCTGGGTTCTCACCCTTTTAAACAGCACACTGTTTCTGGGAAATGTGGAATTCTTCCGAG TGGTATCTGAGTACAGGGCACTTCTGCAGCAGCGAATGAACCCGAAGCAGGAAGAACATGCCTTTGAGAATCTGCCACCACCAGATGCTGGCGGGAAGCCTGCTCTGCTAGACAGCACACCTGCCCCCACACCCACAGAG GATCTCACTCCCGGCAGTGTGGAGGAAgctgaggaggctgagccagATGAGGAGTTCAAAGATGCCATTGAG GAGGATGATGAGGGCACCCCATGCCCTGCAGAGGATGAGCTGGTCTTACAGGACAACGGGTTCCTGAGTAAGAATGAGGTGCTGCGCAGCAAGGTGTCACGGCTCACGGAGCGGCTCCGCAAGCGCTACCCCACCAACAACTTTG GGAACTGTACAGGCTGCTCTGCCACCTTCTCGGTGCTGAAGAAGAGG CGGAGCTGCAGTAACTGTGGGAATAGCTTCTGCTCTCGGTGCTGCTCCTTCAAGGTACCCAAGTCCTTCATGGGGGCCACAG ctcctgaagcccagagagagactgtgtttgtgtgtgcctcGTGTAACCAGACATTGAGCAAGTGA